Proteins encoded in a region of the Novibacillus thermophilus genome:
- a CDS encoding OFA family MFS transporter yields MSKVKNRWLIALSAIAIHLSIGSVYAYSVYQNPLSDQLGWDTTDVSLAFTIAIFMLGTSAAFLGRLVEKYGPRRSALVAAAFFGIGTLGAGFSVSLASYPLFLFFYGFIGGIGLGIGYISPVSTLVKWFPDRRGLATGMAVLGFGAGSLITGPIAGWLLIETSIPNTFYILGFVYLILMVSGATYLEKPADGWMPKGMKSKGTSGTPVVEDLAQLTANEAVKTARFWMLWLMMFINISAGIMLLAVASPMAQEITGMSAITAASVVGLLGLFNGLGRIGWASLSDYIGRPNVYIAFFVIQVTAFFLLPNITSQVVFPILLYIIITCYGGGFASLPAFIGDLFGTKQLGAIHGYLLTSWSMAGVVGPMVVSYIYDTTQSYTTTFTIFNVLLVIALVTSLAMRLNIKKIREKQGVSDVQKPLTT; encoded by the coding sequence ATGAGTAAAGTTAAGAATCGTTGGTTGATTGCGTTGTCAGCAATCGCTATCCACTTGTCAATCGGTTCCGTATACGCTTACAGTGTGTATCAAAATCCGCTGTCTGACCAATTGGGATGGGACACGACAGACGTATCCCTCGCCTTTACGATTGCGATCTTCATGTTGGGCACATCGGCGGCTTTTTTAGGTCGATTAGTTGAGAAATACGGACCGCGTCGATCTGCGCTGGTCGCAGCGGCTTTCTTCGGGATAGGAACACTCGGCGCCGGTTTTTCGGTATCCCTCGCATCGTACCCTCTGTTTTTGTTCTTTTACGGATTTATTGGCGGTATCGGATTAGGCATCGGTTACATCTCTCCGGTCTCGACTCTCGTAAAGTGGTTTCCCGACCGCAGAGGCTTGGCTACGGGGATGGCGGTTCTCGGGTTTGGCGCCGGTTCTTTAATCACGGGTCCCATTGCCGGCTGGCTGCTCATTGAAACGAGTATTCCCAATACGTTTTACATTTTGGGGTTTGTGTACTTGATCTTAATGGTATCAGGGGCCACTTACCTGGAAAAACCTGCGGACGGTTGGATGCCCAAGGGGATGAAGAGCAAAGGAACTTCTGGCACACCGGTTGTCGAAGATCTAGCACAGTTGACAGCAAACGAGGCGGTGAAGACAGCGCGTTTTTGGATGCTGTGGCTGATGATGTTTATTAACATCTCAGCGGGCATTATGCTGCTCGCCGTCGCCTCTCCGATGGCGCAAGAAATTACGGGGATGTCTGCCATCACCGCGGCTAGCGTCGTCGGCTTGCTAGGCCTCTTTAACGGCCTTGGACGGATCGGGTGGGCGTCGTTGTCCGATTACATCGGCCGGCCGAATGTGTACATCGCCTTTTTCGTCATACAAGTCACAGCGTTCTTCTTGTTGCCAAACATTACGAGTCAAGTGGTATTCCCGATATTGCTGTACATCATCATCACCTGTTACGGCGGCGGGTTTGCTTCCCTCCCCGCCTTTATTGGCGACCTGTTCGGAACGAAACAGCTCGGCGCCATTCACGGCTACTTGTTGACATCGTGGTCGATGGCGGGAGTGGTCGGACCGATGGTCGTCTCATACATTTACGATACGACACAAAGTTACACGACGACTTTTACTATTTTTAACGTTTTGCTCGTCATCGCTTTAGTCACATCTTTGGCCATGCGCTTGAATATTAAGAAAATAAGGGAGAAGCAGGGAGTGTCCGATGTACAGAAGCCGTTAACGACATAA
- the fdhD gene encoding formate dehydrogenase accessory sulfurtransferase FdhD — MGRKQTASRHIVKYRMMKGAEAEDDVAVEYPLTIVLNGEEWATVVCTPSDLEDMVLGFLAAEGIVRFPAQIQSLTIDEPGGFAYVETEQRQSVPKGDVMKRLIGSCCGKSRHIYFLNDAKTAKTVATSLHIPAEDCFRFMNRLHEMSASFRQTGGVHNAALFSPTDVVVARTDIGRHNALDKIYGYCLKHRIPVDDKLIVFSGRVSSEVLLKISKIGVGILLSKSAPTDLAIDLADELNVTVVGFIRGNSFNVYTHPHRIKGLNFKGGRSQHGHRHDIAHS, encoded by the coding sequence ATGGGTCGAAAGCAAACGGCCTCAAGGCACATTGTCAAATACAGGATGATGAAGGGGGCGGAAGCAGAAGATGACGTCGCGGTCGAATATCCGCTGACCATTGTGTTGAACGGGGAAGAATGGGCGACGGTCGTTTGCACGCCGTCGGATTTGGAGGACATGGTGTTAGGATTTCTCGCGGCAGAAGGTATCGTTCGCTTTCCCGCTCAGATTCAGTCTCTCACCATCGATGAGCCGGGCGGTTTCGCCTACGTGGAAACAGAGCAGAGACAGTCGGTACCCAAAGGGGATGTGATGAAGCGATTGATCGGATCTTGCTGCGGCAAGAGCCGGCACATTTACTTTCTGAACGATGCCAAAACAGCGAAAACGGTGGCGACTTCGCTGCACATACCGGCAGAAGACTGTTTTCGGTTCATGAATCGGCTGCACGAGATGTCAGCGTCTTTCCGACAGACGGGCGGTGTCCACAATGCCGCCCTGTTTAGCCCAACGGATGTGGTGGTCGCGCGGACAGATATCGGCCGGCACAACGCCCTCGACAAAATTTACGGCTATTGCTTGAAGCACCGCATCCCGGTCGACGACAAACTGATTGTGTTCAGCGGACGCGTGTCGTCGGAAGTGCTGTTAAAAATTTCGAAGATCGGGGTGGGGATTTTGTTGTCAAAGTCAGCTCCGACAGATTTAGCCATCGACTTGGCCGATGAGTTAAATGTGACGGTTGTCGGGTTCATCCGCGGCAACAGCTTTAACGTGTACACACACCCGCACCGCATTAAAGGATTAAATTTCAAAGGAGGCAGATCCCAACATGGGCACAGACACGATATCGCTCACAGTTGA
- the fdhF gene encoding formate dehydrogenase subunit alpha, with amino-acid sequence MGTDTISLTVDGVELHAREGQNLLELMRERNIEVPHVCYHPSLGPIETCDTCIVQVDGELVRACGTEVRAGMTVETTLHEVKAAQREAMDTILTNHQLYCTVCDHNNGTCDIHNTVKALGIEHQSEPFKPKPYAVDATNPFYRYDPDQCILCGRCVEVCQDVQVNETLSIDWSLEQPRVIWDDGVSINESSCVSCGQCVTVCPCNALMEKSMLGEAGHLTGIEPETIRGMIELTKKVETGYGSLMSVSDAEAAMREHRIKKTKTVCTYCGVGCSFHVWTKGRKVLKVEPHPESPANGISTCVKGKFGWDFVNSEERLTKPLIREGDHFREAEWEEALQLIADRLTEIKETDGPDATAFISSSKCTNEESYLMQKFARAVIGTNNIDNCSRYCQSPATQGLFRTVGYGGDSGSIRDIATADLVIVIGSNTAESHPVLATRVKRAQKLNGQKLIVADLRRHEMAERADIFLHPRAGSDLVWLSAVTKYIIDKGWHDTRFLEERVNGFEEYVASLEPFTLEYAEEVTGIPRATLIRVAEAIRDADTTCVLWAMGVTQQQGGSNTSTAISNLLLVTGNYGRPGTGAYPLRGHNNVQGASDFGSMPNNFPGYESVTDDAVRARYEQAWGVELPKEPGMNNHNMVNAIHDGKLKALYIIGEDMGIVDSNINYVQAAFEKLDFFVVQDIFLTKTAEYADVVLPGSPSLEKEGTFTNTERRIQRLYRALEPLGDSKPDWMILRDLANVMGANWHYEHPSEIMDEAAKLAPLFAGVTYERLEGYNSLQWPVTEDGKDSPLLYTERFNFPDGKARLYPLEWIEPDGTDDEYDLHVNNGRLLEHFHEGNMTYKVEGIRAKTPQAFVEVSPELAKERGLKDGTLVRLQSRYGAVKVRAFITDRVKGHELYLPMNDAGEAAVNRLTGSKTDVETNTPAYKDVAVKMDVLETEGESPLPRVNHRFGNRQPQIGVQVEKKWERTDYRFPGGSVKKDVTYSG; translated from the coding sequence ATGGGCACAGACACGATATCGCTCACAGTTGACGGGGTTGAACTGCATGCGCGTGAAGGGCAAAATTTATTGGAGCTGATGCGTGAACGCAACATCGAGGTTCCCCACGTCTGTTACCACCCGAGTCTAGGCCCGATCGAAACGTGCGACACGTGCATCGTCCAAGTAGACGGCGAGTTAGTCCGGGCTTGCGGGACAGAGGTCCGAGCGGGGATGACCGTGGAAACGACGTTGCACGAAGTGAAAGCAGCACAAAGAGAAGCGATGGACACGATATTGACGAACCACCAACTGTACTGCACTGTTTGCGACCACAACAACGGGACGTGTGATATCCATAACACCGTGAAGGCGCTCGGCATTGAACACCAGAGCGAACCGTTCAAGCCCAAACCTTACGCCGTCGACGCGACCAACCCTTTTTACCGTTACGACCCCGACCAGTGCATCTTGTGCGGCCGCTGTGTCGAAGTGTGTCAGGACGTGCAAGTGAACGAAACCCTTTCTATCGACTGGTCCCTTGAGCAACCGCGGGTCATATGGGATGACGGGGTTTCGATCAATGAATCGTCGTGTGTGTCTTGCGGCCAGTGTGTCACCGTTTGCCCGTGCAACGCCTTAATGGAGAAGTCGATGCTCGGGGAAGCAGGCCATTTGACAGGTATCGAACCAGAGACCATCAGGGGTATGATCGAGCTGACGAAAAAGGTGGAGACGGGGTACGGATCGCTCATGTCCGTATCAGACGCGGAAGCGGCCATGCGCGAACACCGCATCAAAAAGACGAAGACAGTGTGCACCTACTGTGGTGTCGGGTGCAGCTTCCACGTGTGGACGAAAGGTCGGAAAGTCTTGAAAGTCGAGCCGCATCCCGAATCGCCTGCCAATGGCATCTCTACGTGTGTAAAGGGCAAGTTCGGCTGGGATTTCGTGAACAGCGAGGAAAGGCTGACAAAACCGTTAATTCGGGAAGGTGATCACTTTCGCGAAGCAGAATGGGAGGAAGCGCTCCAACTCATTGCTGATCGACTGACGGAAATAAAAGAAACGGACGGGCCAGACGCCACTGCGTTCATTTCCTCGTCCAAGTGCACCAATGAAGAATCGTATTTAATGCAGAAGTTTGCCCGGGCCGTCATCGGTACGAACAACATTGACAACTGTTCGCGTTACTGCCAGTCCCCGGCGACACAGGGGCTGTTTCGAACGGTCGGATACGGCGGGGATTCTGGCTCCATCCGTGACATTGCCACTGCGGACCTCGTCATCGTCATCGGTTCCAATACGGCTGAGTCCCATCCTGTGTTGGCCACACGGGTGAAACGGGCGCAGAAGCTGAACGGGCAGAAGCTCATCGTCGCCGATCTGCGCCGCCACGAAATGGCGGAGCGGGCAGACATTTTCTTGCATCCGCGGGCAGGTTCCGATCTCGTCTGGCTTTCCGCCGTGACGAAGTACATCATCGACAAAGGGTGGCATGACACTCGCTTTCTGGAAGAACGGGTGAACGGTTTTGAGGAATACGTCGCTTCACTCGAACCGTTTACTTTGGAGTACGCCGAAGAAGTGACGGGAATTCCGAGGGCGACCCTCATCCGCGTGGCCGAAGCGATTCGCGATGCGGACACAACGTGTGTGCTGTGGGCGATGGGCGTCACGCAACAGCAGGGCGGAAGCAACACGAGTACGGCCATTTCCAACTTGCTGCTCGTGACGGGGAATTACGGCCGCCCGGGAACGGGAGCGTATCCCTTGCGGGGGCACAACAACGTTCAAGGTGCGAGCGACTTTGGCAGCATGCCGAACAACTTTCCAGGTTACGAGTCGGTCACAGACGACGCCGTCCGGGCCCGCTACGAACAGGCGTGGGGCGTTGAGCTGCCGAAAGAGCCGGGAATGAACAACCACAACATGGTCAACGCCATTCACGACGGAAAGTTAAAGGCGCTGTACATTATCGGGGAAGACATGGGCATTGTCGATTCCAACATCAACTACGTCCAGGCCGCGTTTGAAAAGCTGGACTTCTTTGTCGTACAGGATATTTTCCTGACGAAGACCGCTGAGTATGCCGACGTCGTGTTGCCGGGAAGCCCCAGCCTGGAAAAAGAAGGGACATTTACCAACACGGAAAGGCGCATCCAGCGTTTGTATCGAGCTCTTGAACCTTTAGGGGATTCGAAGCCGGATTGGATGATATTGCGCGATCTGGCGAATGTCATGGGGGCCAACTGGCACTATGAGCACCCCAGCGAGATCATGGACGAAGCAGCAAAACTCGCCCCGCTTTTTGCCGGCGTCACCTACGAACGCCTGGAGGGGTACAACAGCTTGCAATGGCCGGTGACAGAAGACGGGAAAGATTCCCCGCTGCTGTACACGGAGCGCTTCAACTTCCCGGACGGAAAAGCCCGGCTTTATCCGCTGGAGTGGATTGAACCGGACGGCACCGATGACGAGTACGACTTACACGTGAACAACGGCCGACTGTTAGAGCACTTCCACGAAGGAAACATGACGTACAAGGTGGAAGGCATCCGCGCCAAAACGCCACAGGCGTTTGTGGAAGTCTCACCGGAGCTGGCAAAGGAACGCGGCTTGAAAGACGGGACGCTCGTGCGCCTTCAGTCTCGGTACGGAGCAGTGAAGGTTCGCGCCTTCATTACGGATCGCGTCAAAGGACATGAGCTGTACCTCCCGATGAACGATGCCGGGGAGGCCGCCGTCAACCGCCTGACTGGCAGCAAGACGGATGTAGAGACGAATACACCGGCCTACAAAGACGTTGCCGTGAAGATGGACGTGTTAGAAACAGAAGGAGAGTCGCCGCTGCCTCGCGTCAACCACCGCTTTGGCAACCGTCAGCCGCAAATCGGTGTACAAGTGGAGAAAAAGTGGGAGCGCACCGATTACCGTTTTCCCGGCGGTTCTGTTAAAAAGGATGTGACGTACAGTGGCTAG
- a CDS encoding DUF1641 domain-containing protein — translation MARPINRIKRLPESEDVRKQRDLEDIVQALSRHKTAVLETIELVQGLYDRGILPLLNSLVAEGDKVLAIAVKELNRPQNARILENFVQLALLVGSLDLERLKPMLDSVNAGLQEAATGKASENRESLISLFKALRDPDVQRALSVLISFLKGMGSEGDRTSSGWDGL, via the coding sequence GTGGCTAGACCGATCAACCGCATCAAACGGCTTCCAGAATCTGAAGACGTGCGCAAACAGCGTGATCTAGAGGACATTGTGCAGGCGCTGTCCCGCCACAAAACGGCGGTACTGGAGACGATTGAACTCGTGCAAGGATTGTACGATCGGGGGATTTTGCCGCTTTTAAACAGTTTAGTGGCAGAAGGGGACAAAGTGTTGGCCATTGCGGTGAAAGAACTGAACAGGCCGCAAAACGCACGCATTCTGGAAAATTTTGTTCAGCTTGCCCTGCTGGTAGGCTCTTTGGATCTTGAGCGGTTAAAGCCGATGTTGGACAGTGTGAATGCCGGTTTGCAGGAGGCGGCGACAGGAAAAGCGTCGGAAAACCGGGAGAGCCTCATATCCCTGTTTAAAGCACTGCGCGACCCGGACGTGCAGCGCGCCCTCTCTGTCCTCATCAGCTTTTTAAAAGGGATGGGGAGTGAGGGAGACAGGACGTCGTCTGGATGGGACGGGCTTTAA
- a CDS encoding aldo/keto reductase gives MGQSIPEIALHDGLTLPVIGLGTYNLRGNEGVNAITSAIDSGYRLIDTAYNYENEGAVGEAVRRSSVPREKLRITSKLPGRYHAYDKAVQAVQESLFRANLDYYDVYLIHWPNPKQDLYVEAWQALIDARKWGYVRSIGVSNFLPEHIERLEKETGVKPSINQIELHPFFNQEPLRTWHRERDIQIESWSPLARAREILQNRTLQHIARRHDKSISQVILRWHYQLGAISIPKSSSPKRQLENLSIFDFSLNETEMREISDLTRPDGRINNQDPATYEEF, from the coding sequence GTGGGACAATCCATTCCTGAGATCGCACTTCACGACGGGCTAACCTTGCCTGTGATCGGTCTCGGCACGTACAACCTTAGAGGGAACGAAGGAGTCAACGCCATCACGAGTGCTATAGACTCAGGTTACCGGCTCATCGACACAGCGTACAACTATGAAAACGAAGGAGCGGTAGGGGAGGCTGTTCGGCGCAGTTCTGTACCGAGAGAAAAATTGCGCATTACGTCCAAGTTACCAGGTCGGTATCATGCGTATGACAAAGCCGTTCAGGCTGTTCAAGAATCTTTGTTTCGGGCAAATTTAGATTACTACGATGTGTATTTGATCCATTGGCCGAACCCTAAGCAAGATCTGTACGTGGAAGCCTGGCAAGCGTTAATTGATGCTAGAAAGTGGGGCTACGTCCGCTCGATCGGGGTTTCTAACTTCCTGCCTGAACACATCGAACGCCTGGAAAAGGAAACGGGCGTTAAACCTAGCATCAACCAAATTGAATTGCACCCGTTTTTTAATCAAGAACCTTTAAGGACATGGCACAGGGAGCGTGACATTCAGATCGAATCTTGGAGTCCGCTAGCGCGGGCAAGGGAAATTCTACAAAATCGCACACTTCAACACATCGCCCGGCGCCATGACAAATCGATTTCACAAGTTATTTTACGCTGGCATTATCAACTTGGCGCCATTTCGATTCCTAAATCGTCGTCTCCCAAACGACAGCTTGAAAACTTGTCGATATTCGATTTTTCGCTGAACGAAACAGAAATGAGGGAAATATCGGATTTAACGCGTCCGGATGGCAGAATTAACAATCAAGATCCAGCGACGTACGAAGAGTTTTAA
- the ltrA gene encoding group II intron reverse transcriptase/maturase gives MRSREERRQQNIPQGSCQQRAAVKPRGYVGAPSSSPAQVAPSSREDHNDLLDRMLERENLLLAYKRVVRNGGAPGVDGVTVAELQAYLNTHWAQVKAELLAGTYKPAPVKRVEIPKPGGGVRLLGIPNAMDRLLQQALLQVMHPIFDAHFSWDSYGFRPGKRAHDAVLQAQRYIQSGYRWVVDLDLEKCFDRVNHDMLMGRVARREQDKRDLKLIRVYLNAGVMVNGVCQRTEEGTPQGGPLSPLLANILLDDLDKERKKRGLQFARYADDCNIFVASKRAGERVMESVIRFVEGKLKLKVNRDKSAVDRPWNRKFLGFSFLPDKQATIRLAPKTVSRFKDRIREMTSRSRAISMEERIKRLNRYIIGWVRYFRLASMKTHCERFDQWIRRRLRMCLWKQWKRVRTRLRELRALGVPEWACFMMANSRRGPWEMSRNTNNALPTSYWEAKGLKSMLFRYMELRQPFGTA, from the coding sequence ATGCGTTCGAGAGAAGAGCGCAGACAGCAGAATATCCCGCAAGGGAGCTGCCAACAGAGAGCAGCGGTGAAGCCGCGAGGGTATGTTGGAGCGCCGAGCTCTTCTCCGGCACAAGTCGCCCCTTCCTCTCGCGAAGACCATAACGACTTGCTGGACAGGATGCTTGAGAGAGAAAATCTCTTGCTCGCATACAAGCGAGTGGTCCGAAACGGAGGAGCGCCCGGAGTGGACGGAGTAACGGTAGCTGAACTGCAGGCTTACCTGAACACACACTGGGCACAGGTGAAAGCAGAGCTCCTAGCGGGAACCTACAAACCCGCGCCAGTCAAACGGGTGGAAATCCCCAAACCTGGAGGCGGCGTGAGGCTTCTAGGGATCCCGAACGCGATGGACCGGCTCCTCCAGCAAGCCCTGCTGCAAGTGATGCATCCGATCTTCGATGCTCACTTCTCATGGGACAGCTACGGCTTCCGACCAGGGAAGCGAGCCCATGATGCGGTCCTTCAAGCCCAGCGCTATATCCAGAGTGGATACAGATGGGTTGTGGACTTGGACTTAGAGAAGTGCTTTGACCGAGTAAACCACGACATGCTCATGGGGAGGGTAGCAAGAAGGGAGCAGGACAAGCGAGACCTGAAACTCATCCGGGTGTACCTCAACGCCGGAGTCATGGTCAACGGAGTATGCCAACGGACAGAGGAAGGGACGCCGCAAGGCGGACCGCTGAGTCCGCTTCTGGCCAACATCTTGTTGGACGACCTGGACAAAGAACGAAAGAAACGCGGGTTGCAATTCGCACGTTATGCGGACGATTGTAACATCTTTGTCGCTAGCAAGCGCGCAGGGGAACGCGTCATGGAATCGGTGATTCGCTTTGTAGAGGGAAAGCTGAAACTGAAAGTGAACCGAGACAAAAGTGCGGTAGACCGCCCCTGGAACCGGAAATTCCTAGGGTTCAGTTTTCTGCCGGACAAACAAGCAACGATTCGGTTAGCCCCGAAGACCGTCTCCCGATTCAAAGATAGAATACGTGAGATGACGAGTCGTTCACGGGCGATCTCCATGGAAGAGCGAATTAAACGGCTCAACCGCTACATCATCGGTTGGGTCAGGTACTTTCGACTGGCATCGATGAAGACGCACTGTGAAAGATTCGACCAATGGATTCGGCGCAGACTGAGGATGTGCCTATGGAAACAATGGAAACGGGTCAGAACCCGTCTTCGTGAACTTAGGGCCCTTGGCGTACCAGAATGGGCCTGCTTCATGATGGCCAATTCCCGCCGAGGACCATGGGAAATGTCCCGGAACACAAACAATGCCCTTCCGACTTCCTACTGGGAAGCGAAAGGGCTGAAGAGTATGCTTTTTCGTTATATGGAACTTCGTCAACCTTTTGGAACCGCCTAG
- a CDS encoding sodium:solute symporter family protein — protein MSATYIWWGVTLYTVAAGIVALWSKRGKSRTMSGYFLGNRAMGGFVSALSYSSTTYSAFMLVGLAGLTYQGGVGALGFELLYLCGVSLVAVFGPRFWLAGKRFGYITPTEMLGDRYDSKAVSLVTAVFSCLFLIPYTAVQLAGVGYLLQGMTNDAISFTTGTVLATVLAIVFSLTAGLRSVAWTDALQAVFMVVTATSVVLVVIDSLGGFGSLFHAIQTEHPGMLTVPGNGYFSFSTFLGLTLPWIFFSISNPQVSQRLFTVKSMKDLRHMLLGFLCFGFIYTLVAVLWGFLALTQFPDLPTADLATPKLLASSLVPTALGVIVMIGIMAAAISTVDSILLTLSSVVARDVYRRSDEAQQLLIGKIVIPIIAVLAFSFAQLELNLIAVLSVSASAGLLVMVPAIVGAFFWKRGTAAGVIASTTVGGLLVIVLELFQLKWLGQGSGVWGLTVSLVLYVGVSLLTRAPEEKAAAFLSYVRKALREKGAV, from the coding sequence GTGAGTGCGACTTACATTTGGTGGGGAGTAACGCTTTACACAGTCGCTGCCGGCATTGTCGCTTTATGGTCGAAGAGAGGGAAGTCACGCACGATGTCTGGCTACTTTTTGGGGAACCGCGCCATGGGCGGTTTTGTTTCGGCGTTGAGTTACAGCTCGACGACATACAGCGCCTTTATGTTAGTCGGGTTAGCAGGGCTTACGTATCAGGGCGGAGTCGGAGCGTTAGGCTTTGAGCTGCTCTACCTTTGCGGTGTGTCTTTAGTCGCCGTCTTCGGCCCGCGGTTCTGGCTGGCCGGGAAACGGTTCGGCTACATCACGCCGACGGAAATGCTGGGCGACCGGTATGACAGCAAGGCCGTATCACTCGTCACCGCTGTGTTCAGCTGTCTTTTTTTGATCCCGTACACAGCGGTTCAACTGGCCGGGGTCGGCTATTTGTTGCAAGGGATGACGAACGACGCCATTTCTTTTACGACCGGGACCGTCCTAGCGACGGTCTTGGCCATTGTGTTTTCCCTCACGGCAGGTTTGCGCTCCGTCGCCTGGACGGATGCGCTGCAGGCCGTGTTTATGGTTGTGACGGCTACGTCCGTCGTCCTCGTGGTGATTGACAGTTTGGGAGGATTTGGTTCGCTTTTTCACGCGATTCAAACGGAACACCCTGGCATGCTCACAGTGCCTGGAAACGGGTATTTCAGCTTTAGTACTTTTTTAGGGTTGACACTGCCGTGGATTTTCTTCAGCATCTCTAACCCGCAAGTGAGTCAGCGCCTCTTTACCGTCAAGTCGATGAAAGACTTGCGGCACATGCTCCTCGGCTTTCTCTGCTTTGGATTCATTTATACACTGGTTGCAGTGTTGTGGGGTTTTTTGGCTCTGACTCAGTTTCCAGATCTTCCGACCGCTGACTTGGCCACACCGAAACTCCTCGCCTCGAGCTTGGTGCCGACTGCATTAGGTGTGATTGTGATGATCGGCATTATGGCGGCAGCCATTTCAACGGTGGATTCCATTTTGTTGACGTTGTCTTCCGTTGTGGCGCGCGACGTGTACAGGCGATCCGACGAGGCGCAGCAGCTTTTGATCGGCAAGATTGTCATTCCCATCATCGCCGTCCTCGCTTTCTCGTTTGCCCAGCTGGAACTCAATCTGATCGCCGTGCTATCGGTTTCGGCTTCTGCCGGACTGTTGGTGATGGTGCCGGCCATCGTCGGAGCTTTCTTCTGGAAGCGCGGAACTGCGGCCGGAGTGATCGCCAGTACAACGGTCGGCGGGTTGCTCGTCATCGTTCTCGAGCTCTTTCAGCTAAAGTGGCTCGGGCAAGGGTCCGGTGTTTGGGGGTTGACCGTGTCATTAGTCCTTTATGTCGGCGTCAGTTTGCTGACACGCGCTCCAGAGGAGAAGGCGGCAGCGTTTTTGAGCTATGTCCGAAAGGCATTGCGGGAGAAGGGTGCGGTGTAA
- a CDS encoding aminotransferase class I/II-fold pyridoxal phosphate-dependent enzyme, which produces MTRIAENVRNMPPSGIRQFFDLAQTLEGVISLGVGEPDFVTPWHVREASIAALERGYTSYTSNSGLLELRKEISRYLFERFAVDVDPEREVLVTVGASEGIDLVIRAITNPGDEILVVEPCFVSYDPIIRMAGGVPVKIRTTQETGFTLTPDHIRQNVTHKTKAIIFSYPNNPTGAVMTRKQFMDIANVVRELDLLAVSDEIYAELNYTGHPVSFASLPGMRERTVLLSGFSKAFAMTGWRIGYATGPEDVIQAMTKIHQYTMLCAPINAQMAAIEALKNGFDEMQRMIESYRQRRNFVIHALRAAGLDCHEPAGAFYAFPNIESTGMTSSEFAEKLIMEEKVAVVPGHVFGESGEGHVRCSYATSIDNLREAMARIARFVVRHKKNESQKWG; this is translated from the coding sequence ATGACACGCATTGCCGAAAACGTCCGAAATATGCCGCCGTCCGGTATTCGTCAATTTTTTGATTTGGCCCAAACACTGGAAGGTGTCATTTCACTAGGGGTGGGGGAACCGGACTTTGTCACCCCGTGGCACGTGAGAGAAGCCTCTATTGCCGCCCTGGAACGGGGCTACACGAGTTATACGTCCAACAGTGGTCTGTTAGAGTTGCGCAAAGAGATTTCGCGGTATCTGTTCGAGCGATTCGCCGTGGACGTCGACCCGGAGAGAGAAGTGCTCGTCACCGTCGGCGCCAGCGAAGGCATTGATCTCGTCATCCGAGCGATCACGAATCCCGGGGACGAAATTTTAGTCGTGGAGCCGTGCTTCGTCTCTTACGATCCCATCATTCGCATGGCTGGCGGCGTGCCAGTTAAAATCCGCACGACCCAAGAGACAGGGTTCACGTTGACCCCGGACCACATTCGCCAAAACGTAACGCACAAGACCAAAGCGATTATCTTCTCTTATCCGAACAATCCGACAGGAGCCGTCATGACCCGCAAACAGTTTATGGACATTGCCAACGTCGTGCGAGAATTGGATCTCTTGGCCGTCTCAGACGAAATTTACGCTGAACTGAATTACACCGGCCACCCGGTCAGTTTTGCGTCCCTCCCGGGCATGAGAGAGCGCACCGTACTGCTTTCCGGTTTTTCCAAAGCTTTCGCCATGACGGGCTGGCGCATCGGATACGCGACGGGGCCGGAAGACGTCATTCAAGCGATGACGAAAATTCATCAGTACACCATGTTGTGCGCACCCATCAACGCCCAAATGGCGGCGATCGAAGCGTTGAAAAACGGATTTGACGAAATGCAGCGCATGATCGAAAGTTACCGGCAGCGGCGAAATTTTGTGATACACGCACTCCGGGCCGCCGGTTTGGACTGTCACGAACCGGCGGGGGCGTTTTACGCATTCCCCAACATTGAATCGACCGGCATGACGTCGTCCGAATTTGCCGAGAAACTCATCATGGAGGAAAAGGTTGCCGTCGTGCCCGGGCACGTCTTTGGAGAAAGCGGGGAAGGACACGTTCGCTGCTCTTACGCCACATCCATCGATAACTTGCGGGAGGCAATGGCGCGCATCGCACGTTTCGTCGTCCGCCACAAGAAAAACGAGTCACAGAAGTGGGGATGA